A part of Arthrobacter dokdonellae genomic DNA contains:
- a CDS encoding DUF222 domain-containing protein, with amino-acid sequence MGTMDRPGSTGDSTPAGPPLLDQTPGRRPEEHKRARPAPVLAGPAFPAAAVAGDAPSRGPGTVSDAAAAQAAQASAATAGTSAATAGVMGDAVGVVPEAALAALIASDPDAGEPFTATSGAACARQPAVPDDWAGWPSDEDIDRLIASMPEDGWADRAAPDGTGGTAVFPFPMADAPWAVPDQCDPAVSLLPGPADLGRVRILQASVPDLPEAPRPANPAHVAWSPVAGADALAHLDPHRLGENDLLDYIHAANRLCAFARAMENDALAVFATRRPPLPSEQPATTAGKLQAGTLHDTGELQDTGEPGPGGLGRDGELGRAGELGEAWRRSRYAAAEIMAVHCVGIGTAHQLLDDAETLANNLPATTALFRDGLLDPVRIKAILAGLENVPADVQTLIEPLFLPGAARTNPRALTRKIRALAQKHHPEPLTERHQRARTQRRVWFTALPDGMAQLSAVLDAAPAKSLYDTLDAWARHAQHEGTLPGGAPSTATTPTGRPSRSLDNYRADTLLDLLHQALHPTTNRAGRSNSGNRGGNTPGGGANGGGSTQGGRANGGGPAGSAARDAAGPPLPVPVAVPEPVPEPRFTFGISAKISVTVPALTLLGHSEEPGYLDGYGPIPPEQARELAAGSYWWERLLTDPATTPTAPPCPKAKPASKTSAPATPTATNSKTTPTPAGPSNPTAPNKPKPPHPPAAPTSTPKPTNPAPSRSTRAVLTVP; translated from the coding sequence ATGGGCACGATGGATCGGCCCGGCAGCACTGGGGATTCCACCCCCGCCGGACCGCCTCTTTTGGATCAGACCCCCGGCCGCAGGCCGGAGGAGCACAAGCGTGCGCGTCCCGCGCCAGTCCTCGCCGGGCCAGCTTTTCCGGCAGCCGCCGTTGCCGGGGACGCGCCGTCCCGGGGGCCCGGCACCGTTTCGGATGCTGCGGCGGCACAAGCCGCGCAGGCATCCGCCGCCACCGCGGGGACAAGTGCCGCCACGGCAGGCGTGATGGGCGACGCCGTTGGCGTGGTGCCGGAGGCGGCGTTGGCGGCGTTGATCGCCTCGGACCCTGACGCCGGGGAACCGTTCACGGCCACGAGCGGGGCCGCGTGCGCCCGCCAGCCCGCCGTCCCCGACGACTGGGCCGGCTGGCCCAGCGATGAGGACATTGACCGGCTGATTGCCTCCATGCCCGAGGACGGCTGGGCGGACCGGGCTGCTCCCGACGGAACCGGCGGGACCGCGGTGTTTCCGTTCCCGATGGCCGATGCGCCGTGGGCGGTCCCGGACCAGTGCGACCCGGCCGTGTCCCTGCTTCCGGGCCCGGCGGACCTGGGCCGGGTACGGATCCTCCAGGCGTCCGTCCCGGACCTGCCCGAGGCCCCGCGGCCGGCCAACCCGGCCCATGTGGCCTGGTCCCCGGTGGCCGGGGCGGACGCCCTGGCACACCTGGACCCGCACAGGCTCGGGGAGAACGACCTGCTGGACTACATCCACGCCGCCAACCGGCTCTGCGCCTTCGCCCGCGCCATGGAAAACGACGCCCTGGCCGTCTTCGCCACCCGCCGCCCGCCCCTGCCCAGCGAACAACCCGCCACCACCGCCGGCAAGCTCCAAGCAGGAACACTCCACGACACCGGGGAGCTCCAGGACACCGGGGAGCCCGGGCCGGGCGGACTTGGGCGGGACGGGGAGCTGGGGCGGGCAGGGGAGTTGGGGGAGGCCTGGCGCCGGTCCCGGTACGCGGCCGCGGAGATCATGGCCGTGCACTGCGTGGGGATCGGCACCGCGCACCAGCTCCTCGATGACGCCGAAACCCTGGCGAACAACCTGCCCGCCACCACCGCCCTGTTCCGGGACGGGCTGCTGGACCCGGTACGGATCAAGGCCATCCTGGCCGGGCTGGAAAACGTCCCCGCCGACGTCCAGACACTGATCGAGCCGCTGTTCCTGCCCGGGGCCGCACGGACGAACCCGCGGGCCCTGACCCGCAAGATCCGTGCCCTGGCCCAAAAACACCACCCCGAACCCCTCACCGAACGCCACCAACGCGCCCGGACCCAACGCCGGGTCTGGTTCACCGCACTGCCCGACGGCATGGCCCAACTCAGCGCCGTCCTGGACGCCGCCCCCGCCAAGTCCCTCTACGACACCCTCGACGCCTGGGCCCGCCACGCCCAACACGAAGGCACCCTGCCCGGCGGGGCGCCCAGCACCGCCACGACCCCCACCGGCCGTCCCTCCCGCTCCCTGGACAACTACCGCGCCGACACCCTCCTGGACCTCCTCCACCAAGCCCTCCACCCCACCACCAACCGCGCCGGCCGCAGCAACAGCGGCAACCGCGGCGGCAACACCCCAGGCGGCGGCGCCAACGGCGGCGGCAGCACCCAAGGCGGCAGGGCCAACGGCGGCGGGCCCGCGGGGAGCGCCGCCCGGGACGCGGCCGGCCCCCCGCTCCCGGTGCCCGTCGCAGTCCCAGAACCGGTGCCGGAGCCGCGGTTCACCTTCGGCATCTCGGCGAAGATCTCCGTCACCGTGCCGGCCCTGACACTGCTGGGCCACTCCGAAGAGCCCGGCTACCTGGACGGCTACGGCCCCATCCCGCCCGAACAGGCCCGCGAACTCGCCGCCGGATCCTACTGGTGGGAACGGCTCCTGACCGACCCCGCCACCACCCCGACGGCACCCCCCTGCCCAAAGGCGAAACCAGCGTCGAAAACCTCCGCCCCCGCGACACCTACTGCCACCAACTCAAAGACAACCCCGACACCGGCTGGACCGTCGAACCCCACAGCCCCCAACAAACCAAAACCACCACACCCACCGGCCGCACCTACCTCCACACCCAAACCAACGAACCCTGCCCCTTCTAGAAGCACACGGGCCGTTCTAACCGTCCCTTAG
- a CDS encoding mannitol-1-phosphate 5-dehydrogenase, giving the protein MKTVHFGAGNIGRGFVGLLLHNAGYEIVFADVAEALINELAATDSYDVHEVGDNAAVHTVDNFRALNSAAAPGAVVAEIATADMVTTAVGPNILKFVAPLIARGIAARDASQPPLQVMACENAINATDILEAAVRADGADGADTVDAATVDARAVFANTAVDRIVPNQEAGQGLDVTVETFFEWVIDKTPFHGAEPAIPGVTFVDGLAPYIERKLFTVNTGHAATAYFGYAAGIEKISDAMADPDVQTKVRAVLEETKGLLVKKHEFGEAEQEAYVGKILRRFSNPHLPDTVVRVGRAPLRKLGRHERFIGPAAELAENGVRPVALLEAVAAALRFADAGDAEAVELASILADNTADAATERITGLAPAHPLFPGVRDVISDAQAR; this is encoded by the coding sequence GTGAAAACAGTCCATTTTGGGGCCGGGAACATCGGCCGCGGGTTCGTGGGGCTGCTGCTCCACAACGCCGGCTACGAGATTGTCTTTGCCGACGTGGCCGAGGCGCTCATCAACGAGCTGGCGGCTACGGACAGCTACGACGTCCACGAGGTGGGTGATAACGCGGCAGTGCACACGGTCGACAACTTCCGTGCCCTGAACTCGGCGGCTGCCCCTGGTGCCGTGGTTGCGGAAATCGCGACGGCGGACATGGTCACCACCGCCGTGGGCCCGAACATCCTCAAGTTCGTGGCTCCGCTGATTGCCCGTGGAATCGCGGCGCGGGATGCGTCCCAGCCTCCGCTGCAGGTGATGGCCTGCGAGAACGCGATCAATGCCACGGACATCCTCGAGGCGGCCGTCCGCGCAGACGGTGCTGACGGAGCGGACACCGTGGACGCGGCCACGGTTGACGCCCGGGCGGTGTTCGCCAACACGGCGGTGGACCGCATCGTGCCCAACCAGGAAGCGGGCCAGGGCCTGGACGTGACGGTGGAGACGTTCTTTGAATGGGTCATCGACAAGACTCCGTTCCATGGGGCGGAGCCTGCCATCCCGGGCGTCACCTTTGTGGACGGTCTGGCACCCTACATTGAGCGCAAGCTGTTCACGGTGAACACCGGGCACGCGGCCACGGCCTACTTCGGCTATGCGGCCGGGATCGAAAAGATTTCGGACGCCATGGCGGACCCGGACGTCCAGACCAAGGTCCGGGCGGTGCTGGAGGAGACCAAGGGACTGCTGGTTAAGAAGCATGAATTTGGCGAGGCAGAGCAGGAGGCGTACGTAGGGAAGATCCTGCGGCGCTTCTCCAATCCGCACCTGCCCGACACCGTGGTGCGCGTGGGGCGCGCGCCGCTGCGCAAGCTCGGCCGCCACGAGCGGTTCATCGGCCCGGCCGCGGAACTGGCAGAAAACGGTGTCCGGCCCGTTGCGCTGCTGGAGGCGGTGGCCGCGGCACTGCGCTTTGCCGACGCCGGGGATGCCGAAGCCGTTGAACTGGCCTCCATCCTGGCCGACAACACGGCCGACGCAGCCACGGAACGGATCACCGGCTTGGCTCCTGCGCACCCGCTGTTTCCAGGGGTCCGTGACGTGATATCAGACGCACAAGCCCGGTAG